From the Buchnera aphidicola (Chaetosiphella stipae setosa) genome, the window TTTATTTATTTAAAAAAAATTCTTTTAAATTATTTAAAATAATAAAATAGATTCTTTATAAACTTTTTAAAACATTTGAAAAAAATAAATTTTTAGAGGAAAACAAATATGTCAAAAATTAAAGGTCAGGTAAAATGGTTTAACGAAGCAAAAGGTTTTGGATTTATTACTCCTGAAGATGGTAGTAAAGATGTTTTTGTGCATTTTTCTTCAATTCAAGGAGAAGGATTTAAAACTTTATCTGAAGGACAAAACGTCGAATTTGAAATACAAGAAGGACAAAAAGGTCCTTCTGCAATTAATGTTTTTACAATTCAATAAAAATTATTTATTAAGATTTTATTAAAAATTTTTTATAAACATTAAAAATTTTTAAAAGACCTCTGGTAGAATACGGAGGTTTCAATAAATTATTTAAATATATTAATACACATTTAATATATTTTATTCACTAAACTAAAATATTATAATTAAATAAAATTATTTTTTATTTTATGGAGTATTTAATGGGATTGCCTTTAGACCCGTCTACTTTCATGAACTTATTAATATTAATAACTATTGAAGTGGTTTTAGGTCTGGATAATCTAATTTTTTTAACTATTTTAGTAAAAAAATTACCTCCTCAACATAGAAAACAAGCAAGAATTTTAGGTGTACTTCTTTCTTTATGTATAAGAATAGTTTTTCTATCACTTCTTTCTTGGTCAGCATCTTTAAAAAATCCTTTTTATTCAAGTAAATATTTTACTTGTTCTGTACGACAAGTTATTTTACTTTCTGGTGGATTATTTTTATCTTCAATGGCTTTCTTTGAATTATATAACAAAGCATTCCATACAAATAAAAGAATAATAATACAAAAAAAGTATTCAAAATTATGGTCTATAGTTTTTCAATTAGTTCTTTTAGATGTAATCTTTTCATTAGATTCAATTATTACAGCAATTGGAATAATGAATAATATAATTTTAATGAGTATTGCAGTAACAATATCGATGCTTTTTATGTTATTAGTTGCAAAACCATTAAAAAAATTTATGGATAAATACCATACAATTTTTATTGTATGTTTAAGTTTCTTATTTATGATTGGTGTAAGTTTAATTTTAGAGGCTTTTAAATTAATTGTTCCTAAAAATTATTTATATTTCTCTATCTTCTTTGCAATATTTGTTGAATTTTTTAATCAATTCTCTAAATATAATCTTTCTTTATATCAATATAGTAGACCAATTAGAATAAGAATATTAGAAAAAATTTTTAAAATTTTGAAAAATGAAAGAAAAAAAAATAAAAAATTTTTACACTCAATAAATGAAAAAAAAAATAAAAATTCTTCTCTTGATATGACATTTGATAAAGAAGAACAATATATGATTTATAGTCTGTTAAATTTAGCAATCAGACCTATAAAAAGCATCATGACTCCAAGAACAGAAATTTCTTGGATAAATATTAATACATCTAAATCAAAAATTAAAAAAAAAATATTAGACACTCCACATAACATTTTCCCTATTTGTGAAGGAGAATTAGATCGCTTAATTGGAGTTGTTCATGCTAAAGAATGTTTAAATGCTATTGAAAATAAAAAAAATATAGAAAAATGTGCATTAAAAAATTTACCTATCATTATTTCAGAAGATATCAATCCTATTTATTTATTAAAAATATTAAAAAAATCTCGAGGAAATATCATTATTGTTATAAATAAATTTAACGTAATTCAAGGATTAATTACTCCTTTAGATTTTTTAAAAGCTATTGCAGGAAACTTTCCAGATGTAGATGAAACTCCTGATATTGTAAAAGAAAAAAATAGTTGGCTTGTAAAAGGACATACAGATTTAAACTCTTTACAACAATTATTAAATATAAAACCTTTGATGAAAAAAAAAATTATTCATGCATCAATAGCAGGATTATTAATTGAAAAAAAAGGTTCTATGCCAATTCCAGGAGATATTATCAAAATTTCCTCTTTTTATTTTAATGTTCTTAAAGTAAAACGTTATAAAATAGAATTAATTCGAATTACAAAAAAAAAATAAAAAAAAATATAATTTATTCATGAATTTAAACATGAATAAATTATATAAAAATTACATTTAAAATTTTGGAAATAAAAAAATTGAAATTATTAACCCTTGAAAGCACAAATAAAATATGTTCAGTTGCTATTAAAAATAACAAACAAATAAATTTTTTATATAAATTTTCTTATAATAATCATAGTCAGATAATTATGAGTATTATTAATAAAATTTTACTAAAAACATCAATTTCTTTAAA encodes:
- the cspC gene encoding cold shock-like protein CspC, which produces MSKIKGQVKWFNEAKGFGFITPEDGSKDVFVHFSSIQGEGFKTLSEGQNVEFEIQEGQKGPSAINVFTIQ
- a CDS encoding TerC family protein encodes the protein MGLPLDPSTFMNLLILITIEVVLGLDNLIFLTILVKKLPPQHRKQARILGVLLSLCIRIVFLSLLSWSASLKNPFYSSKYFTCSVRQVILLSGGLFLSSMAFFELYNKAFHTNKRIIIQKKYSKLWSIVFQLVLLDVIFSLDSIITAIGIMNNIILMSIAVTISMLFMLLVAKPLKKFMDKYHTIFIVCLSFLFMIGVSLILEAFKLIVPKNYLYFSIFFAIFVEFFNQFSKYNLSLYQYSRPIRIRILEKIFKILKNERKKNKKFLHSINEKKNKNSSLDMTFDKEEQYMIYSLLNLAIRPIKSIMTPRTEISWININTSKSKIKKKILDTPHNIFPICEGELDRLIGVVHAKECLNAIENKKNIEKCALKNLPIIISEDINPIYLLKILKKSRGNIIIVINKFNVIQGLITPLDFLKAIAGNFPDVDETPDIVKEKNSWLVKGHTDLNSLQQLLNIKPLMKKKIIHASIAGLLIEKKGSMPIPGDIIKISSFYFNVLKVKRYKIELIRITKKK